The sequence AAGTTTTTGTGTTATTTCATCTATTGCTTGATTTAGTACTTGTTTATCTTCATAGTCTGCTATATCCATGTCATCTATTGGGTAAGTTTTTTGTGTATTTTTGTATATTTCATAAAATATTATTGATGCTGCATGTGTTATATTCATTATTGGGTATTCTTCACTTGTTGGTATTGTTACGAGTGTATCGCATTTTTCTAGTTCTTCATTTGATAGTCCATCTCCTTCTCGACCAAAAAGTAGTGCTATGTTTTGTTTTTCAGGGTTTATTTTTTCTCCCATCTGGCTTGCTGTTATTGGTATTCGTGGTATATTATAGCTTCCACCTGGAGTTCCTGTTGTTGCAATTGTCTGGGTTATTTGTTTATCTTCTATGAATTCATCTAGTGTTTCATATATCTGTGCATTTTCAACAAGTTCTTTTGCATGCATTGCTTGATAGTATGCATCGTCTTTTAATTTGCATGGTTTTATTAGAATTAGTTTTTTTAAGCCGAAGTTTTTCATACATCGTGCTAGAAAGCCTATATTTCCTGATGTTTTTGGTTCTACAAATACGGTATAAATTGTCAATTAGAATCACTATATTTTATTTTTGTTTATAATCTTTTTTATTCTTTTTTATAAGTGTTTAATTTGTGTTATATAAGTGTTTGATTATATTTTAATATTTTTATTAAATTTAGTTTTAAAGTAATAAAACTAACTATTTTTATTTATATTTATTTTTTTAATTTTGGTTTTAATAATTATTCATAGTTAAGTTTTATTTTAATAAAAAATTATGTATTCTTTAATAATATGTTTAAAAACAGAGTTATAAGCCGTTTTTAGAGCATACACTTATATATAACATAATATTAAATAGTAAGTAAGGGAGTAAAATCCTAACATGAATCAAATAAGTGGTGAAGAAAAATGGTATCTGAAAAATATAAAATAGGTGCTGTTTCAATAATTCTCGTCATTTTAGGATTACTATCTATGATTTTCCCGGTAGTATCCACACTCACAGTTGACGTAATTACAGCATTCTTACTATTATTCTTAGCTATAGTATTCTTTGTCACTGCAACAGAAGAATCAGACTTTAGTAGATGGTCAGCAGCAGTAAATATATTACTTGGATTCTTATCCATTATACTATGTTCATTACTACTTATA comes from Methanosphaera cuniculi and encodes:
- a CDS encoding TrmJ/YjtD family RNA methyltransferase codes for the protein MTIYTVFVEPKTSGNIGFLARCMKNFGLKKLILIKPCKLKDDAYYQAMHAKELVENAQIYETLDEFIEDKQITQTIATTGTPGGSYNIPRIPITASQMGEKINPEKQNIALLFGREGDGLSNEELEKCDTLVTIPTSEEYPIMNITHAASIIFYEIYKNTQKTYPIDDMDIADYEDKQVLNQAIDEITQKLDYPDYKQKQVNILAKRIIGRAFITGRELRTMRGLLNRINKRIENKQEE